The Comamonas sp. lk genome contains the following window.
GGCCAGTTGCTGCCGCTTCCAGTCGCGCAGCCGATGCAGGCTGGCGCTCAGCCACTGCTGCACATCGGCTCTGACCCAGGCTTGCAGCATGGCCACGCCGTGGCCTCCCACCATCCAGGACGGAGCCAGCGCGCGCAGCGCGCTCATCTCGGCCGCTGCCACCCGCAGGGGCGCAATTGCATAAGCGGCGCGCACGCCCGTCATGCCCAAGGCCTTGTTCGGCGTCCACAGCTGCCAGACGAGATCAAGATCACGCTCGGGTGCCTCGCCTTCCAGCCACAAGGGGCGGTAGGCACAGTCAAGCACACGCCATTCGCGCAACGACTCCTGGCCGGTACTCAGCACAGGTGGTTGACTCCAGGCAGCCCAGATCTCCTCGCAGCAACCCAGCGGGCTCGATGGCTCGCAGGCCCAATGCAAAACAGGCTGATCGCTAGCAGGCGCGCTGCGGGCGTTCTGTGCCAGCCCCCAGACATCGGCGGCCTGGGCATAGTCACCATAGTGGCGGCTGGGCAAGCGGATGCTTTGCGCTCCGCTACGCAGCGCATGCTGGGTCAGGCGGTGAATCAGCTCGCTGCTGCTGCCGCCAATCAGGATGCGCTCTCGCTCCACGCCATGAAACGCCGCCAGCTGCGCACGCAAATCGCTGTACAGAGGATCGGGGTACTGCGCCACATGGGCGGCCTGCAAAGCCTCTACCGCTATCGGACAGGGCCCGCAGGCATTGCGGTTGGTGGAAAAATCATGGGCCGGCACGCCTAAAGCGTCGGTACCGCCATGGGTGAATTCAGCCATGGAGACCCGCTTTCCACATCCACAAAGCAACAAAAATCATAGCTAGCAGCGCAAGTACCACCTGCGCTATCACCACTTTGGAGGCCAGAATCACGGAGCGTTGCAAGTCTGCCGCCTGCGGCGCCCGGCCGCCGGAGTTGAGTTGATAGACGCCTGGCTTGGACAGCTGCACGCCCAGGGCCAGCGCCATGGTACCCATGGGCCAGCCGCCATTGGGCGATGGGGTGACGGCCGCATCTCGCTTCAAGGCCGACCACGCCACACCGCCGACCAGCAGCGCCAGCCAGGCGGCCGTGAGGCGGGCCGGAATCCAGTTGAGCACATCGTCGGCCCGCGCCGCCCATTTGCCGGCCCACTGCCAGTGGCGGCACTGCTCGCCATGGCCGCGCCAGCCCGGGTAGCCCCACATGGCATCGGCGGTATTGGCCAGACGATAGACAGCGGCGCCGGGCAGGCCGGCCACGGCAAACCAGAACAGGGGTGCGATCACCGAGTCGTTGAGATTTTCCGCCAGGGTTTCGATGGCGCTTTCGCGCACCGTGGCGGCGCTCAGCTGCGTGGTGTCGCGGCTTACCAGCCAAGTCAGGCGCTCACGGCCCGCAGGCAGCGACTGCTGCAGCGCGGCTTCCACCGCCAGCACCTCGTCCTTGAGCATGCGCCAGGACAGCAAGGGCTTGAGCAGCACGCCGATCAGCAGGCCAGACAGCCACCAAAGCGCATCCGGCAGCAAAAACTGCAGCAGGCCATAGACAATGAAAACAATAGCTGCCAGCGCACACCAGGCAAGCGCTGCGAGCATAAAACGCGCGTAGTCTCGGCCCACTTCGGTACGCGGCGCAATCCACTGGCCCAGCAGGCCCAGCGCCTTGCCCATATAGACCACCGGGTGCAGCCACACAGGCGGCTCGCCCCAGAGCTTGTCCAGCAGCAAGGCCACCAGCACGGCCATCAGGGCGCACATCAGCTTCTGCGACCAGAACAGCGCCAGCGCAGGCTCGGCGGTCATGGCTTTGAACAACCAGCCCAGGGGGCTGAAGAACCCGATGAGCAAATCCACCCAGGAAACAACCGTCATGTGCGGGGCGTGGTCGGAGGCGGGGTGCGCGTGCTATCCCAGACATCGTCCATCAGCATGTCGGTCAGCGGCGCACGGCTGGCCCATTTTTCCTGCTGCAGCATGGGCTGGGCGTAATACGCATCCACCGGACCCAGGCACAGCACGCCCAGCGGATGTGCGCCCTGGGGCATTTGCAGCAAAGCGGCCAGAGCCTGGGGATCGAAAATCGACACCCAGCCCATGCCCAGCCCTTCGGCACGCGCGGCCAGCCACAGGTTTTGAATGGCGCAGGCCGTGCTGGCAATGTCCATCTCGGGCAGGGTGCGGCGACCGAAAATATGCGCCTCGCGCCCCGGCGGCATGGCCACCACCAGCACCTCAGCGGCATCCAGCACGCCCTGCACCTTGAGCTTCATGAAATCTTCTTCGCGCTCGCCCAGGGCTCGGGCGGTGAGCACGCGCTCCTGCTCCACCAGCGCATGAATGGAGCGGCGCAGCTCCAGGCTTTTCACGCGAATAAAGCGCCATGGTTGCATAAACCCCACGCTGGGCGCGTGGTGGGCGGCGCGCAACAGCCGCAGCAAGACCTCTTCCTCCACCACACCTCCCGCAAAGTGGCGCATATCGCGGCGCTCGTAAATGGCGCGATAGACGGCGGCACGCTCGGCCTCGGTGAAGGGCGTGGCGGGAATGGTGGCTTGGGGATCAGTCATAAGCTTATTGTCGCGCCGATGCAGGCGGCGAATCACTCAATCTTCGATGCCGCGCTGCGCGGGAATACCCGCTTGAAACGCGTGCTTGATCAGCTTCATCTCGGTCACCGTATCGGCAATTTCTATGACTTCCTGGGGGCAGCGGCGGCCGGTCAGGCAGACATGCACATGCTTGGGGCGGGCCTGCAAAGTCTCCAGCACCTCGGCCAGCGGCAGCCAGCCGTAGATCAGCGGATAGGTGATCTCGTCTAGCACCACCAGAAAATGCTCTCCGCCCAAAATCACGGCCTTGGCTTTTTCCCAGCCTTCGCGGGCCAGCTCGGCCGAGTGGTCCAGATCGCGGCTCTTCCAGCTGAAGCCGTCACCCAGACCTTCGATGGGCATGCCCACCTGCTCGGCCAGACGGTGTTCGCCAAAGCGGGCCGTGGGCACTTTCATGAACTGAAAGACTTTGACGGCCTTGCCCCGGCCCGTGGCGCGGAAAGCCAGGCCGAACGCGGCCGTGCTCTTGCCCTTGCCGTCGCCGGTGTTGACGATGATCAGACCGCGGCGCTCGCCCTCGGGCTTTTCATAGGGCTTTTCGGTAGGAGGTGCTTCAATTTGCATGGTGTCTTGTACCCGTCCAGCTTGCGCTGCAGGTTTAATGAATGGGGTTAATCGAAGGGGCGGAAAAAGCAGGGTTCGCTGGCGGGATATGGGGCAGAGCCAGCCACATGCCGTCCAGCTGGCGCACGCGAATACGCTGATCAAACACTTGCTCCAGCGCCGTATGGGTGGCAGGGTCGGTGCAAGCGCCGTGGTGGCTGACCAGGCCCTCGCTCATGATCACCAGATCGTCGGCCTGCAGCGCGAATGAAAGTTCGTGCAGCACACTGATCACGGTCTTGCCCTGGCCGACCAGATCGCGCACGGTCAGCATCCAGTCCGTCTGATGCGGCGGATCAAGATTGGCCAGCGGCTCGTCCATCAGCAGCACCTGAGCTTCGACCGCCAACGCCCGCGCCAGCAGCACGCGCTGGCGCTCGCCGCCCGAAAGATTGCCCACGCTGCGCGTGCGCCAATCCCAGGCGTGGGTCTGGCGCAAGGCCTGCTCCACGGCCGCCTTGTCGGCAGCGTCCGGCGCGGCCAGCCAGCCTTGGTGCGGCAAGCGCCCCAGCATGACCACGTCATACACCGCCATGTCTGCCGCCACGGGTTGGTTCTGGCCCAGCCATGAAAGCAGCTGCGCCCTTTGGCGCGCCGGCCATTGCTGCAGCCGGCGATTGAGCAGATCGATCTCGCCGGACTGCCGGTGGTTGCTGCCGCCCATATCGGCCAGAGCCCGCAGCAGCGTGGATTTGCCGGCACCGTTGGGGCCCACAATCGCCGTCCAGCGGCCGGCCGGGATCTGCAGGTCCACGCCGCGCAGCACCGCTCTGTCACCCAAGGTGACGCACAGTTGGCGGGTAGTCAGCGCAGCAGCGGCTCCAGTCATATCGGTACGGTAATCGGCGCTCATACCCCCTCCCCGCTTTGCAAGGCCGAACGGCGATGCATCAACCACAGCAGATAGCTGCCGCCCAGCACGGCCGTGAGCACGCCCACAGGCAGCTCCTGAGGTGCAATCAGCCAGCGCGCCAGCAAATCGGCGGCCAGCAGCAGCACGGCGCCCATCAGGCTGCTGAGTACCAGCAGCCAGCGGTGCAGTGCGCGCACCATGGAGCGCACCAGATGCGGCGACGCCAGCCCCACAAAGGCGATCAGCCCGGTCTGGGCCACGGCCGTGCCGGTGGCCAGCGCCAGCAGCACGATCAGCAACGCGCGCAGCGGCGCCAGCGGCAAGCCCAAGCTGTGCGCCGTGGCCTCACCCAGCGCCAAGCCATCGAGCACCCGGCTCAGGCACCAGGCCAGCAACAACGCCAGCGCCAGCACGCAAAACATGAGCGCGCAGGCATTCCAGCCCACAAAAGCGGTGCTGCCCAGCATGAAAGATTGCATGGCCTGCATGATGTCGGGGTTCATCAGCAGCACCAGCGAAGCCACGGCGCCCAGCACCACACCCACCACCACACCGGCCAGCAGCAGGCGCATGGTGTTGTGCACGCCCTTGGCCAGCACCAGGGTCAGCATGACGGCCGCCGTCGCGCCCATGAAGGCCGCACCCGTCACGCCCCAGCGTGCCAGCCCGGCCAGAGCAAAAGGCGAGACACCCAAGGCCGCCATGGCCAGCGCCACACCCAGCGAAGCCCCGGACGCGCTACCCAGCAGATAGGGATCGGCCAGCGGATTGCGAAACACGCCTTGCGCAATCGAGCCGGCCAGGCCCAGCAAAGCGCCGGCCAGCAAGGCACCGGCGGTGCGCGGCAAGCGGATATCGGTGACGATCTTCCAGGCCAGCGGGTCTTCATAGGCCTTCCACAGACTCTCCCAGCCCGTGCTGCCAATGCCTGCACCCAGCGCACCCAGCACGGCGCAAAGCAGCAGCAGGCACAAGGCCAGCCCGGGTGCCGCCATGCCGCGCTGAGGCGAACGCCCCAGTGAACAGCCTGGTCCACGCAAGGCAGACTTCATTTCTGCGAGCCCGCAGATGCAGCCGGTGGCACCGTCTTGGCCACCGTCTGCAGGCATTGGGCCAGCAACTGCGCGGCTTCGGCAATGCGCGGGCCGGGGCGCACCAGCACATCGGCCTGCGCGGCCGTAAAGCGGCAGACGCTGCCCTGTTGGACGGCACGCATCTGGGCCCAGCCCGGATACTCGGGCACATTGCTCTTCCAGCTGCGCTCGCTGGCCATCAGCACGTCAGGGTCGGCGCGCACCACAAACTCGGGGTTGATGCGCGGAAACGGGCCCAGTTTGGCATCGACGATATTGCGCATATGCAGCCGGGTCAGCGTCTCGCCGATAAACGATGTCTCACCGGCCGCAAACGGGCCACGGCTGGCTTCGAAATACACACGCTTGCCGCGCATGGATTCAGGCACGCTGGCGGCAGCGCGGGCCACCTCGGCCTCAGTCTTGGCCCATAGCCGCTCGGCGCCCAGCGCTGGATCGATCTGCAGCAGGGCCCCGATTTTTTGCAGTACCAGATGCGCCTCGGCATAGGTGCGGGGCTCCAGCGCCACGACTTTGAGGCCTAGCGCCTCCAGACGCGTCGCGGAGCGCGAAGCCATGGAGATCAGCACCAGATCGGGCTTGAGCGCAAAAATGCTTTCGATATTCGGGTCCAGCCCGCCGCCGACCACGGGCACGGTCTTCACATGTGCAGGCCAGTTGGAATAGCGATCCACGCCCACCAGACGCTGGCAGCCATCGAGGGCGCACAGGGTTTCGGTCAGCGAGGGCAGCAGACTCACAATGCGCTGCGGCGATTTGGGCAGCCGCACGGTCACGCCGCGCGCATCGGTCACCTGCAAGGCGGTATCTGCAGCGCTTGCCGATGGGGCTGCGCCCGCACCCAGCACGCAGGCAAGCAGAGCTGGCATCAGCCGTGCTGCAAGCCAGCCGCTGTTTGGCTTTCTCGGCAAGCTCATGGCTGAGGGCCTTTCACGGCCATGGGCAGGCCGGCGCACATAAAGGTCACGGTTTCACAATGCGCTGCCACCTGCTGGTTAAGCACGCCCAGCGCATCCACAAAGGCCCGCACCTCGGCGCCCATGGGAATCACGCCCAGGCCGATCTCGTTGCCGACCAGAATCACCGGGCCTTTGGCCGCTTCAAGCTCTATCAAAAAGTGAGCTATCTGCGCATTCCAGTCCTGGGCCTGAGCCTTGCTTGACTGAGATTCCTCAGCTTCGGCAGGCATCAGCCAGTTGGTCAGCCACAGCGTCAGGCAGTCGATGACCAGCATGCGCTGCGGTGCGCTGTGCTCGGCCAGCACGCGGGCCAGTTCGCGAGGTTCCTCCAGTGTGGTCATGCCCGGCACCCGTTCGGCGCGGTCGCGCTGGTGACGGGCAATGCGTTCGCGCATTTCCGCATCCCAGGGCTGGCCAGTGGCCACCAGCACGGCCTCACGCCCGCTGGCGCCCGCCAACCACTGACGCGCCAGCAGCTCGGCGCGGCGGGATTTGCCACTTTTCTGGCCGCCCATCAGCAGCTGGCTGCGGGGCATGGCAATGGTGCAGGACTGACTCATGATTTCAATACTCAAACTTTGGCGCCCAGCCACTCGGCAATCAGCCGGGGAGCCGAAGCAAACCAGGCGTGGAAATAGCTGGCATGCACGCTGCCATGGCGGTACACGGCCTCACCGCGATCGGCCTGCACGGCCGTGCGCGGGCGACTGGTACGCGCCACCTGCTGCATGGCGGTCTCCAGCCGGCTGTAGTGAAACGTGTGGCCGCGCATGACGGTTTCATCGATTTGCAGCTGCTGCATGCCCAGGCCGGCCAGGCGCTTTTGCATGATGACCTTGCCAGGCAGCAAGTTCCACAGCTCCTGCTCGGCACCATCATGGCCGACCACCGACTGGCACAGGGCAAGCATACCGCCGCATTCTGCCCAGACGGGCTTGGCCGCCGCCAGGTGCTGCGCAAGACTTTGGCGCAGGCCGGTGTTGCCGGCCAGGGTTTTGGCATGCAGCTCGGGATAGCCGCCGGGCAGCCACAGCGCATCGCAGGCGGGCAAATCATCACCGGCCAGCGGAGAGAAAAATACCAGCTGCGCCCCCATGGCGCGCAGACAGTCCAGGTTGGCCGGGTAGATAAAGGCAAAGGCGGCATCGCGCGCCACGGCAATCGTGCGGCCTTGCAACCAGGGTTGCAAAGCCGGCGCAGCAGCGTCAGCAGGTTCGGGAGCCGAAAACTCCACTGCCCAGTCTTGCCAGCTGCCGCTCACAGAATCGCCGGTTTCGTCCGCATGCCATGGTCGTTGACCCAGAGGAATTTGCGCCAGGGCATCGGCCGCCGCATCCAGGCGCTGCAGCGCATCCTGAAGCTCGTGCGCAGCCACCAGGCCCAGATGCCGCTCGGGCAACAGCGCCGCGCCTTTGACATGGCCTGTGGCGCCCAGGCTGATGGCAGCCAACGCGCCCTGCCACAGCTCGGGCTCGCGCAGGCCCTGGCGCAGCAAATCGGCATGGTGGCTGGTCGCCACGCGGTTGGCCATGAAACCCGCCCAGCGCAAGCCGCTTTGATAGTGTTGCAATCCATAGGCCAGCGCGCCGAACGTGCCGGCCATGGCTGACGCATCGACCACTGCCAGCATGGGCAGACCCAGCAGTCGCGCCAGATCTGCCGCGCTGGGGCTGCCGTCAAACAAGCCCATCACGCCTTCGATGAGGATGAGATCGGCCTCCTGCGCCGCAGCGTGCAGTCGTGCCCGCACATCGGCCTCACCCGTCATCCACAAATCCAGTGAGTGCACGGGCGCACCCGTGGCCAGTTCATGCCAGTACGGGTCCAGAAAATCCGGCCCGCATTTGAACACCCTGACCTTGCGGCCCTGGCGCGCATGCAAACGTGCCAGGGCCGCAGTCAGCGTGGTCTTGCCCTGGCCGGAGGCCGGGGCAGTGATCAGCAAGGCAGGACAGCGCACAGGCTGGCCTGCCGCATCAGACGAGGAGGTGGTGCTCAGCATATGAAAGCGATAAGGGCTGCAAGCCCGCTCAATTGGCCGTCCACTTCACGCCCACATAGCCGCTGCGGCCCTCTGTGGCGTAGGTGCGGGCCAGCTCATAGCGCTTGTCGGTCAAATTGTTGATGCGTGCCACCAGGCTCCAGTTGCGTGTCAGCTCTTTTTGAGCCGTCAGATGCCACAAGGTGTAGCCGCCAAGCTCGAACTTGTTGGCAGCATCGTCAAAGCGCTTGCCCGATGTCTGCATCTGCGCACCCAGTCTCCAGCCTGCCACCAGGGTGTCGGCCGAAAGACTGGCATGGCGCTTGGAGCGACGTGCCAGCTGCAAGTCCTTGTCCGTATCGCGCGGATTCTGGAAGTCCACCGAGCCCTGCAGATTCACCACACCCACGCGGGTGGTGGCGGCCAGGGTAATGCCTTCATAGCGGGCATTGGCCACGTTGGCATAGCAGCCGCCGAAGGGACCGTTATTGCCCGGGCATGCACCGGTATTGCTCACATAGTTGATGAGGTTCGAGAGATTGTTGCGATAGACCGTGGCCGAGAAACTATTGCTTCCCTTGCCCCATTTCAGGCCCAGCTCCACATTGCGCCCCTTCTCAGGCTGCAGCGAGGAATCCCCATACATGCTGAAGCGCTGGTACAGCGTGGGTGCGCGGAAAGCCGTGCCCGCCGATGCCGTGGCTCGCCAGTGGGGCATGAACTCATAGCCATAGGCGGCACTGCCCGTGGTGTTGCCGCCAAACTCGCTGTCGCGGTCA
Protein-coding sequences here:
- a CDS encoding aminotransferase class I/II-fold pyridoxal phosphate-dependent enzyme translates to MAEFTHGGTDALGVPAHDFSTNRNACGPCPIAVEALQAAHVAQYPDPLYSDLRAQLAAFHGVERERILIGGSSSELIHRLTQHALRSGAQSIRLPSRHYGDYAQAADVWGLAQNARSAPASDQPVLHWACEPSSPLGCCEEIWAAWSQPPVLSTGQESLREWRVLDCAYRPLWLEGEAPERDLDLVWQLWTPNKALGMTGVRAAYAIAPLRVAAAEMSALRALAPSWMVGGHGVAMLQAWVRADVQQWLSASLHRLRDWKRQQLALCEQLGWQVIAGHQANYFVARLPLADQAMAARLQVLRNQGIKLRDCASFGLPGHVRLGVLPPLSQAALRAAWSELGTSLEFI
- the cbiB gene encoding adenosylcobinamide-phosphate synthase CbiB; its protein translation is MTVVSWVDLLIGFFSPLGWLFKAMTAEPALALFWSQKLMCALMAVLVALLLDKLWGEPPVWLHPVVYMGKALGLLGQWIAPRTEVGRDYARFMLAALAWCALAAIVFIVYGLLQFLLPDALWWLSGLLIGVLLKPLLSWRMLKDEVLAVEAALQQSLPAGRERLTWLVSRDTTQLSAATVRESAIETLAENLNDSVIAPLFWFAVAGLPGAAVYRLANTADAMWGYPGWRGHGEQCRHWQWAGKWAARADDVLNWIPARLTAAWLALLVGGVAWSALKRDAAVTPSPNGGWPMGTMALALGVQLSKPGVYQLNSGGRAPQAADLQRSVILASKVVIAQVVLALLAMIFVALWMWKAGLHG
- the bluB gene encoding 5,6-dimethylbenzimidazole synthase — encoded protein: MTDPQATIPATPFTEAERAAVYRAIYERRDMRHFAGGVVEEEVLLRLLRAAHHAPSVGFMQPWRFIRVKSLELRRSIHALVEQERVLTARALGEREEDFMKLKVQGVLDAAEVLVVAMPPGREAHIFGRRTLPEMDIASTACAIQNLWLAARAEGLGMGWVSIFDPQALAALLQMPQGAHPLGVLCLGPVDAYYAQPMLQQEKWASRAPLTDMLMDDVWDSTRTPPPTTPRT
- the cobO gene encoding cob(I)yrinic acid a,c-diamide adenosyltransferase codes for the protein MQIEAPPTEKPYEKPEGERRGLIIVNTGDGKGKSTAAFGLAFRATGRGKAVKVFQFMKVPTARFGEHRLAEQVGMPIEGLGDGFSWKSRDLDHSAELAREGWEKAKAVILGGEHFLVVLDEITYPLIYGWLPLAEVLETLQARPKHVHVCLTGRRCPQEVIEIADTVTEMKLIKHAFQAGIPAQRGIED
- a CDS encoding ABC transporter ATP-binding protein translates to MSADYRTDMTGAAAALTTRQLCVTLGDRAVLRGVDLQIPAGRWTAIVGPNGAGKSTLLRALADMGGSNHRQSGEIDLLNRRLQQWPARQRAQLLSWLGQNQPVAADMAVYDVVMLGRLPHQGWLAAPDAADKAAVEQALRQTHAWDWRTRSVGNLSGGERQRVLLARALAVEAQVLLMDEPLANLDPPHQTDWMLTVRDLVGQGKTVISVLHELSFALQADDLVIMSEGLVSHHGACTDPATHTALEQVFDQRIRVRQLDGMWLALPHIPPANPAFSAPSINPIH
- a CDS encoding iron ABC transporter permease produces the protein MALCLLLLCAVLGALGAGIGSTGWESLWKAYEDPLAWKIVTDIRLPRTAGALLAGALLGLAGSIAQGVFRNPLADPYLLGSASGASLGVALAMAALGVSPFALAGLARWGVTGAAFMGATAAVMLTLVLAKGVHNTMRLLLAGVVVGVVLGAVASLVLLMNPDIMQAMQSFMLGSTAFVGWNACALMFCVLALALLLAWCLSRVLDGLALGEATAHSLGLPLAPLRALLIVLLALATGTAVAQTGLIAFVGLASPHLVRSMVRALHRWLLVLSSLMGAVLLLAADLLARWLIAPQELPVGVLTAVLGGSYLLWLMHRRSALQSGEGV
- a CDS encoding helical backbone metal receptor codes for the protein MPALLACVLGAGAAPSASAADTALQVTDARGVTVRLPKSPQRIVSLLPSLTETLCALDGCQRLVGVDRYSNWPAHVKTVPVVGGGLDPNIESIFALKPDLVLISMASRSATRLEALGLKVVALEPRTYAEAHLVLQKIGALLQIDPALGAERLWAKTEAEVARAAASVPESMRGKRVYFEASRGPFAAGETSFIGETLTRLHMRNIVDAKLGPFPRINPEFVVRADPDVLMASERSWKSNVPEYPGWAQMRAVQQGSVCRFTAAQADVLVRPGPRIAEAAQLLAQCLQTVAKTVPPAASAGSQK
- a CDS encoding bifunctional adenosylcobinamide kinase/adenosylcobinamide-phosphate guanylyltransferase; the encoded protein is MPRSQLLMGGQKSGKSRRAELLARQWLAGASGREAVLVATGQPWDAEMRERIARHQRDRAERVPGMTTLEEPRELARVLAEHSAPQRMLVIDCLTLWLTNWLMPAEAEESQSSKAQAQDWNAQIAHFLIELEAAKGPVILVGNEIGLGVIPMGAEVRAFVDALGVLNQQVAAHCETVTFMCAGLPMAVKGPQP
- a CDS encoding cobyrinate a,c-diamide synthase, whose protein sequence is MLSTTSSSDAAGQPVRCPALLITAPASGQGKTTLTAALARLHARQGRKVRVFKCGPDFLDPYWHELATGAPVHSLDLWMTGEADVRARLHAAAQEADLILIEGVMGLFDGSPSAADLARLLGLPMLAVVDASAMAGTFGALAYGLQHYQSGLRWAGFMANRVATSHHADLLRQGLREPELWQGALAAISLGATGHVKGAALLPERHLGLVAAHELQDALQRLDAAADALAQIPLGQRPWHADETGDSVSGSWQDWAVEFSAPEPADAAAPALQPWLQGRTIAVARDAAFAFIYPANLDCLRAMGAQLVFFSPLAGDDLPACDALWLPGGYPELHAKTLAGNTGLRQSLAQHLAAAKPVWAECGGMLALCQSVVGHDGAEQELWNLLPGKVIMQKRLAGLGMQQLQIDETVMRGHTFHYSRLETAMQQVARTSRPRTAVQADRGEAVYRHGSVHASYFHAWFASAPRLIAEWLGAKV